The window ATTTGAGCCGGGTTGGTCGCCTGCATGAGGGCGGTGTGCGCCTCCAACAACGTCATGTAGTCGGAGGAGGCCGCCAAATCCGCGTAGGCATGGGCCGCAGTCGAAGTTGCGGACGGCGTCGAACTCGGGGTCGGGGACGGGGCCTGGTCAGGCggcgcggcggaggaggatgtggccttgcccttgcccttggcaGCCTTGACGCCAGGGGGGCGCCGGGAGGACATCGGTGTGCCGGAACTCTCATCCTCGAACACCGGACTGTTGAGGTCCATTGGAGACGCGCCGCTATCGCTACTTGTATAATCAGCGAGGGTGCGCTTCGACGCCCTCCTCCTCGCAGCCGTCGATTGGGGAATCACATCGCCAACGAACTTCTGCTTGTCCCTCAGCCGCCCAGGACCGGTAGTGCTTGAAATCGCCGTACAATGAAATGTACGACTTGCATCGCTTTATCCCGCACATCTGCGAGATTCTCGCTACTGCCCTGCTCCCTCTCGCACTTCTCGTACTCCCCGCGAACAAATTTAcctgcttctttatttgatcccGGTGCTTGCGGAGCTGCTCCCTGTGGCGCTTGTACGCGTACGCCGGCTTGGCCGCGTTGTATTTCTCGGCGAAGCGCTCCCAATACTGCAGTCACCTTCTGGTTGTTGGCGTACGCCGGATCCTCCGAAacatcaatccaacatctcgTCAAGACGATGGATTCGGGGTCGGAGTAGTTCGTCCTTCCCGGGGCGAACTCTTCACACACCTCCGTTGTAGGCAACTTCTGGGCTCGTGCCTTGGTCCGCTTCTTCTTGATGGCGGACCCAGACGCAGCGGCGGTGGAgggagcggcggcggcggcggaggggcgGTGGCGGAGGAGGAGCGGTGGGGAGAAGGCTCCATGTCGGACAACCCATACGAGTCGGTGCTGAATTCGAAATCGTACTCGGCGTTGGTGTCGAATGACTGGTATTCGTCGGGTTCTGTACCCCGCCATCGTGCACCACcgaacatcggactattcgGATAATCTCCGGAATCCATTTTGCTTGAAATGTAGAAAATGTAGCGTGAAGTGTGAATATGAGAGTGAagtgagtgaaaaatgaagtgaaaaggaatatataggttttgaaaatttaataaaattaaaaaataaaacggaaacgcgtcgcatcgtccgttacccatcgtccgcgtcgtccacagtggcggacgatgggtatcctccgcgcatcgtccgcggacgatgggtaACTCATCGTCTGCCCTATTGCGGATGCCCTAATATAAGTGAAGTAAAAAGATAGTAAAACCACATGTATCTATTAGTCTGTTCAAAGTAAAAAGTTGTTAATCATTATTCAAACTTTATGGAAGACAAATCACTATAAAAACTACTATCAAACATTTACAACtgcaaatttatttcaaataaattgcattGCATTAGTATGTGTAATTGTAAACCACATGACACATATACTGATATACATAACACTAGGTAATAGTACGTGTAGAAAATCAAATACACCACATTACGTACatacaatattatgcatgaaTACACATGCCTAAAAATTTCTAGACTAGGATTTGTCACAAGTTGGTGAAAATGTTGACCGCCAAATCTAACGTATTTAACGCGACATCCATTCGTGCCTGAAAAACACACTCATACTAGTTAGCAACATATCAGGTTGGACCAAATTTGAAGTctagataaaattttatggattttctttttaaaattaattaattatatgccAGTAGACATTATACGTATACAGTGATTTCAGTTCTCTTGTATACATACCAGCCCATCACAGGAAGTGTGTTGACTATGGAGCAAGGTGTAGTTGTCCAAGAACTTGGGACCGCCGGGGTGGGCATCGTGTTGGAAGGCGTTGGACTGATAGCAACGTAAGCATAAATCGAAGGTCTTTTTTCCAGCCTTGAAGCAGTGGACGCACGAGAAGAAAGTTGCGGGGATGAAGTCGCCGCAGCAGTCGCAGAAGGGACGGCCGCTTTGGATGATGTAATTGAGGGTCATCACCTCCCAGAAATCCAGGCTTCCATTGCCGTCCATGTCCAGTTTCTTAAAGAAATCCGGATTGCCTGTTAGCTTGTAGCCTTTCTTGGACATGAACGATGAAAACTCCGACATCTCGACTTTCCCATCTCCGTCGCTGTCCATTGCCGTGAAGAACTGTTTTGCCTTCGACTGGGTTTTCTCCGAGCTTGCTTTGAAATGTGCTACTGCTATTGCGCGCAGTTCCTCCATCACACTCTGTTTTGGTATATGAGTTACAAATAATTTGCTTAGCAAAAACTTGAGTTTTTCAGTCCATTTTCTTTTGGTCAAACTGAACTGAACCgaacaattcaatttttttgaaaatgaaattcgaATTGAACCAAATTATCTGAAAAAACTGAACCCCAAAAGAAGGAATCTGAACTAAAAAACTGATccgaaaaatcaaaatttcataaatatatctaaaaaatccgaaaaaccgaaatacAAACTACAAAAACCAACcccgaaaaaccaaaattgcacaatatatccaaataaactaaaaatccagacattacttttttataattaacaCTAATAAACCAATTAGTATATCCAAacaattacaatatttatataattaaatattatactatacattaattaatacaaatCAACACAAATAGAGTTTGtttttagataatttattattaacatacaaaaaagctatttgattttttttttctaaatatgaaCCGAActgaaaaaccaaaattagcCAAAATTTTAAACCGAATCATATtgaaaactaacaaaaatCAAACCGAATTTTAAATTACGATTTGATTCAGATCGAATATACGGGGGTTTTGGTTATTTTGCTGACCCTAATGTAAAAAAACATGCCAATCACATCATGAGAAATTGCAAAAACcatttacaaaaagaaaaaaagtgaaaaggcGAAATATTATAGTTATATAATATATCTAACCTTAGCCGGCTGAGTTTTTGTCTGAATGAAACTGACAAGAGCTGCTTGATCATGCAACATGAAGCTCAATGGATGGCGGTGCTCGAATTTGCCTCCACGATGGCAGTCGCAGCAGAGATCGTAAGTACTAGGAAAGTGATCCAAACAAAGAACACAAGAAAAGTAGGGACCTATTATTTTCTGGTGGCAGCCATCGCAGCGGGAGATACTGATTAATGCTTTCTTTTGATGGTAGAAGACGACAAGAACATCGGAGAAATCTAGGAATCCGGTATTACTGGAATCGAGTTTGTTGAAGAATTCTTCGCCTGAAGGGAAGCAGGCTTTGAATTCTTCCAGACTTATCCTTTCGTCGTCGTTGAGATCTAATCGTGTGAAGAAATCTTTGGCCTCGTCTCGTTGCTCCTCGCTTGATCTCTCGTAGTAAGCTCTCGCAACTCTTCTTAGCCCATCCGCCATCTCTGTCTCGCACACACTTGTATCTTTGTTTGAAAGAGGGTTGTAATTTTAACTTGTAATTAGTGGATGaagtaattgaattaatagaATGAGACGTGTATAATAGGTAATCAGACCGAGGACTTTAGTGTGGTCCTCGTCTTACTTGTAGATAGCTATAAAAAAGACAACTTCTAAGTACGTATTCAataatatcttaattttacatttttctcaattatatCCTAAGTACGTATAAGctcaataaatttgaaaataagttATTAGTACAATGGAATTTTACTAGATCAAGTCCTAGGCATTTGACTACCAAacgtattaaaatagaaagatgtATATCATTTTGCTAGAAAATCGGACTGCAACAAAGTTGACAAGGTCTAAGAGacagtactactattattttatataatcaacacagaataaaatgagagttaataatttaaatggcCTGCAGTCAAAGTTGACACTCTCCATACATTTTCCACACGCTTCCATTTCATTGAACCATGTTTGATCATATCTTAGGAgtcaaaattcttaaattaataacgaagataagaaaattaaattcctTGTTTCGAAAGCCAACCGAGTTAATTAAAGCTATTTCAGTATGAATAACATAAACATACTCTTAATTACATACTTAAATTCTTTAGGAATCGCAAAGttacaattattttgataCTAACCAATTCtttgtagtaatttatttgtaactcgtgaaaatagtaaaatgacaatataatCAAGCCTTTGATTTGATCACATGATTGTACAGGCAGAGACGACGCCGATGACGTTGCTAACGACGACCATCGCATCCAACACTTTGAATGCGGCACTCGCTACCTTCATCCACGGTACCTGTTTCAACAACCAACATTCATTTTAGTTATtccatccgtccctgaaaatttattatctattttcatttccatctatccctaaaaatttgtcacctttcacttttactatttttgatagtgaatcccatattccactaactcattcctatcacattctattataaaactaatatattaaagtaggacccacattccactaactttttcaactcactttctattacatttcttaaaacccgtgccggatcaaatggtgacgaattttgggggaaggagggagtataagtttaaaaactaacaacaaaaattactttatactactactaatagaatgaaaattAAGGAGGGTAATTAACCTGTTGAGTTGCTGGAACGATTGCAAGCTGATTTGGGCGACTCTCACGAATGGTATTGGGCGTTGAAGTCATAGATTCACTTCTGGCTACGTTTACACTAGCAGACTGATTTAGAGGACGACTAGGCGACAGCGACCGTGAAGGCGGAGGCGACCGCGTCTGCTCACGAGCTACTCTATAGATCTGTCAAATTAAGAAACATAAACCATTCGTAAAGAAATGAGCATAGATTAGATGAGATCTTCACCAAGTCAATatggtacaaaattttaagagATTTAACATGTCATTGCGCATGTACCGGAATGACACATTGGATTTTCACCACATGGGTAGGCAAGACAAGAGACAAAGAGCAAGGACACCCACATAGAGAGAGGGTGGGGCTTCAGCCCTTAAtgaactcattttttttaaattttttataatttattcctattctatacatataattatattaaagtccttattaatcatataaaaattgcctaaaaatattttcaaataatattttaaaaatatagcacctactaatatttatttctgcGTCCGTCCCTGACAAAGAGATAAAATGCATTATTGACTTGGGCCGCTCTAATACCATATTAGATATTAGAATTGAGCTACTCACCCCATTGAAAAGGTTTTATAATGGAAGGAGGGTTATGCACACTTGTATAAGTTAGAACTTGTATAAATTAGATTGAATCTTCACCAAGTCAAAGTCAATGCGAGACAGAATTTTAAAGAGTTTAACATGAGTAAGTTAATAATTTCAACAGataaattttcttcatttccaGATCTTGTGCTTCATTGAACTACATATACCTCACTCGTCATGTACATAGTGATGGCATCATTCTTCGAAGTTGAAGTTGAAGCAACCTGCCAAACACCCacaaattgtaaatttattattgaggGCAAAGGAAAGACTGGCTTACGATAAGCTAACCGTCTTAGTTGCTGGAACTATTGCATTTTGATCAAGGCTGCTCTTGATTGGTGCACTAGGAGTCGAAGTCTTAGCTACACTTTTGACCGGGGTTACACTAAGCGATTTCTGTTGGAATGAAGAGAATATGTGTCATTGAAATTTGAAGGATACAATTAGatcaataacaaataattGAGTTAAAAATGGactatttactttcttttccTTGTTAAAATAGAACTGAATTAACTCTATATAAAGAGCTGGATATATATTAAAGTTGATTAACAAGAGCATAATATAATAGAGTCTTTTATGATTCTTTATATTCTATACTAgcctttaattaatttttaatttctatcaTCTACGTTTTTCATCTGctgaacaaaaataaatttcatatactcccttcatctcaTAGAAATAGGTTTTTTAGAGTTGATACgtgtaattggtaaagtaagagaatgagaaaaattagttgaaattatatagtagtGGTGGGTCTAtaaccataaatgataaagtaaattaaagagaaagagaaaaaggttaCTACAAATTGATGTAGACTATTTATATGGAAATGACGAACAAGAAAATATAGcttatttctatgggacgaaTGTTGTAATAATTTTGACAGACAAGTTGTCtccatttcaaaatattttactacatCTATATATACCTCGCTCTTCGTGTCGCCATTCTTAGAAGTCGAAGTCGAAGCAGAATCACCTTTTCCCAGTAATAGTGGTTGTTGAGTTTTAGCAGTTGCTGAGATTCCAGTTGGTTCAGTATTAGCAGcctacaaaaatttaaaatatataaatcatgtCATTCTTTAcaatatctaaaaatatactccctccatctcattGAATATGAACTTTTTGCTCTTTGAcaccaaattttatgaagtattgttttatgaattgatgaagagaataaagtaaataagaagaaaaaaaataagatgcTGATATTTCTATTTCAGGAAACGTTTTAATTTCAATGGAAtaactcaaaaagaaaaatattt is drawn from Salvia hispanica cultivar TCC Black 2014 chromosome 6, UniMelb_Shisp_WGS_1.0, whole genome shotgun sequence and contains these coding sequences:
- the LOC125196978 gene encoding uncharacterized protein LOC125196978 produces the protein MADGLRRVARAYYERSSEEQRDEAKDFFTRLDLNDDERISLEEFKACFPSGEEFFNKLDSSNTGFLDFSDVLVVFYHQKKALISISRCDGCHQKIIGPYFSCVLCLDHFPSTYDLCCDCHRGGKFEHRHPLSFMLHDQAALVSFIQTKTQPAKSVMEELRAIAVAHFKASSEKTQSKAKQFFTAMDSDGDGKVEMSEFSSFMSKKGYKLTGNPDFFKKLDMDGNGSLDFWEVMTLNYIIQSGRPFCDCCGDFIPATFFSCVHCFKAGKKTFDLCLRCYQSNAFQHDAHPGGPKFLDNYTLLHSQHTSCDGLARMDVALNTLDLAVNIFTNL